Proteins from a single region of Desulfovibrio sp. X2:
- a CDS encoding TetR/AcrR family transcriptional regulator, which produces MKRDARQAILDAGAELVHRQGFNNTGIKEILDAAGVPKGSFYFYFPSKEAFGLALIEHYRAASAAASGRLLADASVPPLDRLRNFFAGVRGRFADWGCERGCPFGNLAQELADLSPEMRKSLQGSLDAMSERIAGLLREAAERGDLPAGLDPDDTAAFVMDAWEGAILRMKTQKNVEPLLRFERLVCGSLLGMPVPGNGAAGQQKSDRAEPAG; this is translated from the coding sequence ATGAAACGCGACGCACGCCAGGCCATCCTGGACGCCGGGGCCGAGCTGGTCCACCGCCAGGGGTTCAACAACACCGGGATCAAGGAGATCCTGGACGCCGCGGGCGTGCCCAAGGGCTCGTTCTACTTCTATTTCCCGAGCAAGGAAGCCTTCGGCCTGGCGCTCATCGAGCACTACCGCGCCGCCTCGGCCGCGGCGAGCGGCAGGCTGCTCGCGGACGCGTCCGTTCCGCCGCTCGACCGCCTGCGGAACTTCTTCGCGGGCGTGCGCGGGCGCTTCGCGGACTGGGGCTGCGAGCGCGGCTGTCCCTTCGGCAACCTGGCCCAGGAGCTCGCGGACCTCTCGCCCGAGATGCGCAAGAGCCTGCAGGGCAGCCTGGACGCCATGTCCGAACGCATCGCGGGCCTGCTGCGCGAGGCGGCCGAGCGCGGCGACCTGCCCGCCGGGCTCGACCCGGACGATACCGCGGCCTTCGTCATGGACGCCTGGGAGGGCGCCATCCTGCGCATGAAGACCCAGAAGAACGTGGAGCCCCTGCTGCGCTTCGAGAGGCTCGTCTGCGGAAGCCTCCTCGGCATGCCGGTCCCCGGGAACGGCGCGGCCGGGCAGCAGAAGAGCGACAGAGCCGAGCCCGCGGGCTAG
- a CDS encoding carboxymuconolactone decarboxylase family protein: MFLLDTQTRETAQGTVAEIFNAIPAQIDIPVPLQLMSASPGLMERQMQTIGYFRGHDRLSPALLASIRYVVSERIGYAPCSIFNAALLRAQGMSEAEIASLSCKPSETPLDETEAALLAFVTKSMEAPESVTRADIDALIEMGWRQSDILDAATQASNMMAAAHLNRVFVRP; this comes from the coding sequence ATGTTTCTGCTCGACACCCAGACGCGCGAGACCGCGCAGGGAACCGTGGCCGAGATCTTCAACGCCATCCCGGCGCAGATCGACATCCCCGTGCCTCTGCAGCTCATGAGCGCGAGCCCGGGCCTCATGGAGCGCCAGATGCAGACCATCGGCTACTTCCGCGGCCACGACCGCCTCTCCCCCGCCCTGCTCGCCTCCATCCGCTACGTGGTCTCCGAGCGCATCGGCTACGCGCCCTGCTCCATCTTCAACGCCGCCCTGCTGCGCGCCCAGGGCATGAGCGAGGCCGAGATCGCCTCCCTGTCCTGCAAGCCGTCCGAGACGCCGCTGGACGAGACCGAGGCCGCCCTGCTCGCCTTCGTGACCAAGAGCATGGAGGCGCCCGAATCCGTCACCCGCGCGGACATCGACGCCTTGATCGAAATGGGCTGGCGCCAGTCCGACATCCTGGACGCCGCCACCCAGGCCTCGAACATGATGGCGGCCGCCCACCTCAACCGGGTCTTCGTGCGCCCCTAG
- a CDS encoding site-specific integrase, with the protein MATVTIATRSLQKGKSYVVHYLDPKTGRKVYHKTFRRKDLAQEEINRLRAMLDAGKLPEKAGKRESVATTFGQAAEYCQAEWIRKRREGELTMTTYTGYEYLLKPILAEWRHVLLENLSIETIRDYRAAVAEARSNVLANRRLFVIKQVFAMAKAKGLIEHDVAAGIRNLSEKKHERTRHLTPEEVGRLLAVAEQGYSRHYMPLAILLAVEHGCSTQEILGLQWADVWPDEGQGLITFHREKNGVTRTHKLMPRTRDALLARREYLDRYRRTRGVAVKGDHVIGNMDGTPFASIRKAWNTICKAAGFVDLHFHDHRHTYCTNILLVGGTLKQASVMIGHKDPRMTNRYSNLEGILENPVQDRLAERYAAGRKVG; encoded by the coding sequence ATGGCTACCGTCACCATCGCGACCCGTTCGTTGCAGAAGGGCAAATCGTACGTCGTCCATTACCTGGATCCCAAGACCGGCCGGAAGGTCTACCACAAGACGTTTAGGCGCAAGGACTTGGCCCAGGAGGAGATCAACCGCCTGCGGGCCATGCTCGATGCGGGCAAGCTGCCCGAGAAAGCGGGCAAGCGCGAAAGCGTCGCCACGACCTTCGGCCAGGCCGCCGAATACTGCCAAGCGGAATGGATCCGCAAGCGCAGGGAAGGCGAACTGACCATGACGACCTACACGGGCTACGAGTACCTGCTGAAGCCCATTCTGGCCGAATGGCGGCATGTTCTGCTGGAGAACCTGAGCATCGAGACCATCCGCGACTACCGGGCAGCCGTGGCCGAAGCAAGAAGCAATGTGCTGGCCAACCGGCGGCTGTTTGTCATCAAGCAGGTCTTTGCCATGGCCAAGGCCAAGGGGCTTATCGAGCACGATGTGGCTGCCGGCATCCGTAACCTGAGCGAAAAAAAGCATGAGCGGACACGGCATCTGACGCCCGAGGAAGTCGGCAGGCTTTTGGCCGTGGCCGAGCAGGGCTATTCCCGACACTACATGCCCCTGGCCATCCTGCTGGCCGTGGAGCACGGCTGCAGCACGCAGGAGATCCTCGGCCTGCAGTGGGCCGACGTCTGGCCCGACGAAGGGCAGGGGCTCATCACCTTCCATCGGGAAAAGAACGGGGTGACCCGCACGCACAAGCTCATGCCCCGGACCAGGGACGCCTTGCTGGCGCGCCGGGAGTATCTGGACCGGTATCGGCGGACGCGCGGCGTCGCGGTCAAGGGGGATCACGTCATCGGAAACATGGACGGGACCCCGTTCGCGAGCATCCGCAAGGCGTGGAACACGATCTGCAAGGCCGCCGGCTTCGTGGATCTGCACTTCCACGACCACCGTCATACGTACTGCACCAATATCCTGCTGGTCGGCGGCACGCTGAAGCAGGCATCGGTCATGATCGGGCACAAGGACCCGCGCATGACCAACCGCTACAGCAACCTGGAAGGCATCCTGGAGAACCCTGTGCAGGACCGCCTGGCCGAGCGGTATGCGGCCGGGCGGAAGGTCGGCTGA
- a CDS encoding helix-turn-helix domain-containing protein: MDGLSDLKLLTIAEVAELLRVHRATVSRLLKSGELPYCAIGGRRLVRAQDIRVFIDGHTMNAPGSVGSRTGGQP, translated from the coding sequence ATGGATGGCCTTTCTGATCTGAAGCTGCTCACGATCGCGGAAGTCGCAGAACTTCTTCGCGTCCACCGAGCGACCGTTTCGCGCCTGCTCAAGTCCGGCGAACTGCCGTACTGCGCAATCGGCGGGCGAAGGCTGGTCCGGGCGCAGGACATACGCGTCTTCATCGACGGCCATACCATGAATGCCCCAGGCAGCGTGGGCTCCCGTACTGGGGGGCAGCCATGA
- a CDS encoding phage integrase N-terminal domain-containing protein, whose protein sequence is MAGKSDSLLYALRRARLTGSGKTITNNKKSAELFVRVLRDLGYGVQKWTNLTNRHVADAVQYWQDQDLSPGTIKNYVAGVRSVCRAYGNDTIHQDNGAFGMERRVYVSNRDKSLARDVYAQAVATLRASTAEDRQRMALMLEFQRTFGMRVEESMKFNPIRDDEGERVHIHRGTKGGRPRWCPLLTDEQRDLLERARNSGFYSSPSATIIPKNHSERTWRNTVYGLAHDLGLTKAQSGATMHGLRHAYAHERYEGLTGFKPPVLFAVKDDYIAHAQAAAGDMWRERDQLARAVIREELGHSPDRADIDGQYLGSVVR, encoded by the coding sequence ATGGCTGGAAAATCGGACAGCCTTCTCTACGCCTTGCGCCGTGCCCGGCTTACCGGCAGCGGCAAGACCATCACGAACAACAAGAAGAGCGCGGAACTGTTCGTCCGCGTGCTGCGGGATCTCGGCTACGGCGTGCAGAAATGGACCAATCTGACCAACCGCCATGTGGCGGACGCCGTCCAGTACTGGCAGGACCAGGACCTCAGTCCCGGGACGATTAAGAACTATGTGGCAGGCGTCCGGTCGGTCTGCCGGGCATACGGCAACGACACAATCCACCAGGACAACGGCGCCTTCGGGATGGAACGACGTGTCTACGTCTCGAACAGGGACAAGTCCCTGGCCCGGGACGTATACGCACAGGCCGTGGCCACGCTGCGGGCTTCGACAGCGGAAGACCGGCAGCGGATGGCCTTGATGCTCGAATTCCAGCGGACTTTCGGCATGCGTGTCGAGGAATCCATGAAGTTCAACCCGATTCGCGACGACGAAGGGGAGCGTGTACATATCCATCGGGGAACCAAGGGCGGGCGTCCCCGCTGGTGCCCCTTGCTGACGGACGAACAACGGGATCTTCTCGAACGCGCTAGAAACAGCGGTTTTTACAGCTCGCCCTCCGCGACGATCATCCCCAAAAACCATTCGGAACGCACTTGGCGGAATACCGTCTACGGCTTGGCGCACGACCTTGGGCTGACGAAAGCCCAATCCGGCGCGACCATGCACGGCTTGCGCCACGCATACGCCCATGAGCGATACGAAGGACTGACAGGCTTCAAGCCGCCAGTGCTGTTTGCCGTGAAAGACGATTACATCGCCCATGCCCAGGCAGCGGCGGGCGACATGTGGCGGGAACGCGACCAGCTTGCCCGCGCTGTCATCCGTGAAGAGCTCGGCCATTCCCCGGACCGCGCCGACATTGACGGGCAGTACCTTGGAAGCGTGGTTAGGTAG
- a CDS encoding acyltransferase, translating to MNNCSSRNEKRIVFLDGIRGWAAVAVLYSHLCACFLAPKYTFLQSKLFSFVTDGNFAVYIFFVLSGMALSVNFFRSNDQIIVRHLFARRYLRLFVPIAASTLLGSFLLRTGLFYNVEAANLMGGNPWLGSFFLKHPSMSELFKFISWDVFFNGKDVAAYNAVLWTMRVEFLGSLFVFSLCLLILPLKKYYIFMIPVAIYVFANDFFPSFFLGMFLAKVLDKVIEFCDRPESEKYCTITSFFFIFSSMFYATFSRAFVFDNPIILRTNPRTAFFAFLFILSVIMNLRLRCLFSTKLSQYLGAISFPLYLTHLLIICSFSSYLYTKISHMNSLFVLCIIIPTSSVLAFWVAARFYVIEKIAIKISRKFSNFILVE from the coding sequence ATGAATAATTGTTCTTCAAGAAATGAAAAGCGGATTGTTTTTTTGGATGGGATCAGAGGATGGGCGGCTGTTGCTGTCCTTTATTCACATCTTTGCGCCTGTTTCTTAGCTCCCAAATATACATTCCTGCAGAGCAAGTTGTTCAGCTTTGTTACTGATGGGAATTTTGCAGTATACATATTCTTCGTTTTGTCGGGTATGGCTCTCTCGGTAAATTTTTTCAGGAGCAACGATCAAATCATCGTCAGACATCTTTTCGCCCGGCGATACTTGCGTCTTTTCGTCCCTATCGCGGCTTCAACGCTTCTGGGCAGTTTTCTGCTCAGGACAGGGCTTTTCTACAATGTGGAGGCTGCCAATTTGATGGGCGGCAATCCATGGCTCGGGTCTTTTTTCCTCAAACATCCGAGCATGAGTGAATTATTCAAGTTCATATCATGGGATGTGTTCTTCAATGGCAAGGATGTTGCTGCATATAACGCTGTGTTGTGGACCATGCGAGTGGAATTTCTCGGCAGTTTGTTCGTCTTCAGCCTTTGTCTGCTGATTTTGCCATTGAAGAAATATTATATATTCATGATACCTGTTGCCATTTATGTATTTGCTAACGATTTTTTCCCTTCGTTCTTTTTGGGGATGTTTCTTGCCAAGGTCTTGGATAAGGTTATCGAATTTTGTGACCGACCGGAATCAGAAAAATACTGTACTATTACCTCCTTTTTTTTCATCTTTTCGTCCATGTTCTACGCAACATTCTCTAGGGCTTTTGTATTTGATAATCCCATAATATTGCGGACGAATCCTCGCACTGCTTTCTTCGCGTTTTTGTTCATCTTGTCTGTCATCATGAATCTGCGCTTGCGCTGTTTGTTTTCTACGAAATTGTCTCAATATCTTGGTGCAATAAGCTTCCCCCTTTACTTGACGCATCTGCTGATCATATGCTCGTTTTCATCCTATCTTTATACCAAAATTTCTCACATGAACAGTTTATTTGTGCTGTGCATCATCATACCTACCAGTTCTGTCTTGGCATTCTGGGTTGCAGCAAGGTTCTATGTCATAGAAAAAATTGCGATCAAAATTTCCAGGAAATTTTCCAACTTTATCCTCGTCGAATAG
- a CDS encoding ABC transporter permease, with amino-acid sequence MDYELKLAPGSHSRNYWRDFLLSHELLYYLTWRDIVVRYKQTVVGILWAVLRPFLTMLVFTVVFSFLVRVPGPDGVPYSLLVLSGLTPWLFFATALSAISVCLIANSAIITKIYFPRVIIPLASLLANLVDFLVSLLLLLGLLLWYSYVPPWYIVALVPLTLLLMLFVFGLGTWFAALTVRYRDFTQLVPFFLLLGMYISPVAYPIDLVPEKWMTLYSCNPMVGIIQGFRWAILGNIPFPELPLEISGAATVLILYIGLAYFRATEQTFADSI; translated from the coding sequence GTGGACTATGAATTGAAGCTGGCTCCGGGGAGTCACAGCAGGAATTATTGGCGAGATTTCCTGCTCAGCCATGAACTGCTGTACTATCTGACGTGGCGGGACATCGTCGTCAGATACAAGCAGACCGTGGTCGGGATCCTCTGGGCGGTGCTCCGGCCTTTCCTGACCATGCTGGTATTTACCGTCGTGTTCAGCTTCCTAGTGCGCGTGCCGGGTCCGGACGGCGTCCCCTACTCGCTGCTCGTCCTCTCGGGGCTGACTCCGTGGCTCTTCTTCGCCACCGCCCTCTCCGCCATCTCGGTCTGCCTCATCGCCAACAGCGCGATCATCACCAAGATATACTTCCCGCGCGTCATCATCCCGCTGGCGAGCCTTCTCGCCAACCTCGTGGACTTCCTGGTCTCCCTCCTGCTCCTCCTGGGCCTGCTACTCTGGTATTCCTACGTGCCGCCCTGGTACATCGTCGCCCTGGTGCCCCTGACGCTGCTCCTGATGCTCTTCGTCTTCGGGCTCGGAACATGGTTCGCGGCATTGACAGTCAGATATCGTGACTTTACACAGCTCGTTCCCTTTTTCCTCCTGCTCGGCATGTACATCTCACCGGTGGCCTACCCCATCGACCTCGTTCCGGAGAAATGGATGACACTCTATTCGTGCAACCCCATGGTCGGCATCATCCAGGGCTTCCGCTGGGCCATCCTGGGGAACATCCCGTTTCCGGAGCTTCCCCTCGAGATCTCCGGCGCCGCCACCGTGCTCATCCTCTACATCGGCCTGGCCTACTTCCGCGCCACCGAGCAAACATTCGCGGACTCCATCTAA
- a CDS encoding ATP-binding cassette domain-containing protein — protein MKPIISARGLGKEYRLPLSACSGGYGTLREFLTSLPKRVFSPSRSKRGTFWALKDVDFDIYPGERVGLIGRNGAGKSTLLKVLSRITEPTAGEVILRGRVGSLLEVGAGFHPELSGRENVYLNGTILGMPKAAITKRFDEIVDFAEIEKFIDMPVKHYSSGMYMRLAFAIAAHLDQQILIVDEVLAVGDTDFQRKCLGKMEAISQKDGRTILFVSHSFEMLRQFCKQGMFLHKGELIAKGDFADAETAYLQSGAAPLQMFTGYENVMEIFQRSFEEHPKLYENVLEARLSDFSDEKLPTYACPGDELYRTSGHWKKMLARYGFTANCFCRGRNVLELACGCGWGATILARYARRVTAVDPNPAIIRKAAEYWSDVPVSWMRAEAAQAPGLLQGKKFDVVFMGDALAFLPLEELKALLPELLGLIAPGGLLVLSSYYPDIDKERKRIQEENPLLTGLLLCSELKDLLCSELDDHVILGNLLFIGKMPD, from the coding sequence ATGAAACCGATCATCAGCGCCCGTGGTCTGGGCAAGGAATACAGGCTGCCGCTGAGCGCATGCTCTGGCGGCTACGGGACGCTGCGCGAATTCCTCACGTCGCTGCCCAAACGCGTGTTCAGTCCGTCGCGGTCCAAACGGGGGACATTCTGGGCCCTGAAGGACGTGGATTTCGACATCTACCCGGGCGAGCGCGTCGGCCTGATCGGCCGCAACGGCGCGGGCAAGTCCACCCTGCTGAAGGTGCTCTCGCGCATCACCGAGCCCACGGCGGGCGAGGTCATCCTGCGCGGCAGGGTCGGCAGCCTGCTGGAAGTGGGCGCCGGCTTCCACCCCGAGCTGTCCGGGCGCGAGAACGTCTATCTGAACGGCACAATCCTCGGCATGCCCAAGGCGGCCATCACCAAGCGCTTCGACGAGATCGTCGACTTCGCCGAGATCGAGAAGTTCATTGACATGCCGGTCAAGCACTACTCATCCGGCATGTACATGCGCCTCGCCTTCGCCATCGCGGCCCACCTCGACCAGCAGATCCTCATCGTCGACGAGGTCCTGGCCGTGGGCGACACGGACTTCCAGCGCAAGTGCCTCGGCAAGATGGAGGCCATCAGCCAGAAGGACGGACGCACGATCCTCTTCGTCAGCCACTCCTTCGAGATGCTGCGCCAGTTCTGCAAGCAGGGCATGTTCCTGCACAAGGGCGAGCTGATCGCCAAGGGCGACTTCGCGGACGCGGAGACCGCCTACCTGCAGTCCGGCGCGGCCCCGCTGCAGATGTTCACGGGCTATGAGAACGTCATGGAGATCTTCCAGCGTTCCTTCGAAGAGCACCCGAAGCTCTACGAGAACGTCCTCGAGGCCCGCCTGAGCGACTTCAGCGACGAAAAGCTGCCCACCTACGCCTGCCCTGGCGACGAGCTGTACCGGACATCCGGGCACTGGAAGAAGATGCTGGCCCGCTACGGCTTCACGGCGAACTGCTTCTGCCGGGGGAGAAACGTGCTGGAGCTCGCCTGCGGGTGCGGCTGGGGGGCGACCATCCTGGCGCGCTACGCGCGCAGGGTCACCGCCGTGGACCCGAATCCGGCCATCATCCGCAAGGCGGCCGAATACTGGAGCGACGTGCCGGTCAGCTGGATGCGGGCCGAAGCTGCCCAGGCGCCGGGGCTTCTGCAAGGCAAGAAGTTCGACGTCGTCTTCATGGGAGACGCCCTCGCCTTCCTGCCCCTCGAGGAGCTCAAGGCGCTTCTCCCCGAGCTGTTGGGCCTCATCGCCCCGGGGGGCCTGCTGGTGCTGTCGTCCTACTATCCGGACATCGACAAGGAACGCAAACGCATCCAGGAAGAGAATCCGCTGCTCACAGGGCTGCTGCTCTGCTCCGAGCTGAAGGACCTTCTCTGTAGCGAACTGGACGACCACGTCATCCTCGGCAACCTGCTGTTCATAGGGAAAATGCCGGACTGA
- a CDS encoding acyltransferase family protein yields the protein MNLYKKSAASSSKARDDVLDFYRGIAIIGILVIHTAFWSGVAYTPVYFQSLMLLVDVPFFFFIAGASATYSSRSANPFTGIIRMFSFFLFIAILFLVLNSVATLLETSSAFFASLKIWTAGDHVRNILSAFSFGKPDYTYFPVLNGSFWFVPTYLSVFLFAQILIKVAPKALLPLGMILALVFLCGAEASKAWTGIAFLGTPAVTFIFYLFFVLLGFIAYKKDQSKIFKLIFGSVFFCCLVFMFTWQTDTISLQNYKFPPQRPYFIASLLAPMGALLLWNRCPKIGCIVRIGRNPIPYFISQGMSSTLLLQIAPHITLPWLLKFFVCFAINLGCSLVLAETALSLFVATKYVLRKISRRLLPREKAAGSLDKIPAP from the coding sequence ATGAACTTATATAAAAAATCAGCGGCAAGCAGCAGCAAAGCAAGAGACGACGTACTCGATTTCTACCGCGGGATCGCCATTATCGGTATTTTGGTCATCCACACCGCCTTCTGGAGTGGAGTCGCCTACACGCCCGTGTACTTCCAGTCCCTGATGCTTCTCGTCGACGTTCCCTTCTTCTTCTTCATAGCCGGCGCGAGCGCCACGTATTCGAGCCGTTCCGCGAATCCGTTCACCGGCATCATACGGATGTTCTCCTTCTTCCTCTTCATCGCCATCCTGTTCCTTGTCCTCAACTCCGTGGCGACGCTGCTCGAAACCTCCTCGGCCTTCTTCGCCAGCCTGAAGATCTGGACCGCCGGCGACCACGTCCGCAACATCCTGTCGGCCTTTTCTTTCGGAAAGCCAGACTATACCTATTTCCCGGTCCTGAACGGGAGTTTCTGGTTCGTTCCCACCTACCTCTCCGTCTTCCTGTTCGCGCAGATACTCATCAAGGTCGCTCCCAAGGCCCTCCTGCCCCTGGGCATGATTCTCGCCCTCGTATTCCTCTGCGGAGCCGAGGCAAGCAAGGCCTGGACCGGGATCGCGTTCCTGGGAACGCCGGCCGTGACGTTCATCTTCTATCTTTTTTTCGTTCTGCTCGGCTTCATTGCCTACAAGAAAGATCAAAGCAAGATCTTCAAACTCATATTCGGATCCGTATTCTTCTGCTGTCTCGTGTTCATGTTCACATGGCAGACCGACACCATTTCTCTGCAGAATTATAAATTCCCTCCACAGCGGCCATACTTCATCGCCTCGCTTCTCGCTCCGATGGGCGCGTTGCTGCTGTGGAACAGATGCCCGAAGATCGGCTGCATAGTGCGAATAGGCAGGAATCCGATCCCCTATTTCATTTCACAGGGCATGTCGTCGACCCTCCTCTTGCAGATCGCCCCCCATATCACTCTCCCCTGGCTCCTGAAATTTTTCGTCTGCTTCGCCATCAACCTGGGCTGCTCCCTCGTCCTGGCGGAAACGGCGCTTTCCTTGTTCGTGGCGACGAAATATGTCCTGAGAAAGATCTCTCGTCGGTTGTTGCCTCGGGAAAAAGCAGCAGGCTCGCTGGACAAGATTCCTGCGCCATGA
- a CDS encoding methyltransferase domain-containing protein produces the protein MPYLAPNGDIEELTARIDALRENIAKLEQAVDRYSRWERAFFPPNGLVRKIVSLFSRSRTRGAPPASPAEPAPSAERENHERGEHLQMGPGCTIAQQVFFDHVDGGCIKIGSSVGLRFGVQLYPYGGRISIADNVIIGAYSTIYGHGDTSIGENTIIASHVVLIPSNHRFNALDVPICHQGISAKGIRIESNVWIGTHAVILDGVTIGTGAIVAAGAVVNRDVPPYSIVGGVPAKVIRQREESLPPLHSFGRRVDIERVQKREAWLLRGTLASLLEAPPVKAGAEPDAEEGSPGEERFPGPDRGLLGSSLFAGSTFCRKARVLDIGSTDGWGPRLLALYAREVVALSPATATPERARSFRKQDNIRWLQGDALAPATAGLAEGSFDVVTAMEAIEHFSRADGRRLVAAAAAMLKPGGVFIATSAFPDTREEADALCATNPHHLYIVTSGEMKALLAEHFSESTLIDNMFIIAIKKS, from the coding sequence ATGCCCTATCTGGCCCCGAATGGCGACATCGAGGAGCTGACAGCCCGCATCGACGCACTTCGAGAAAACATCGCGAAGCTCGAGCAGGCTGTGGATCGCTACTCCAGGTGGGAAAGAGCATTCTTTCCGCCCAATGGCCTCGTGCGCAAGATCGTGTCGCTTTTCAGCCGCTCAAGGACCCGCGGCGCGCCCCCGGCGTCTCCGGCCGAGCCGGCGCCAAGTGCGGAGAGGGAGAACCACGAACGCGGCGAGCATCTGCAGATGGGGCCGGGGTGCACGATCGCGCAACAGGTCTTCTTCGACCACGTGGATGGTGGCTGCATCAAAATCGGCAGCAGCGTCGGCCTGCGCTTCGGCGTGCAGCTCTACCCATACGGCGGCAGGATCTCCATCGCGGACAACGTCATCATCGGGGCCTACAGCACGATATACGGGCATGGCGACACCTCGATCGGCGAGAACACCATCATCGCTTCGCACGTGGTCCTCATTCCATCGAATCACAGATTCAACGCGCTGGACGTCCCGATCTGCCATCAGGGCATCTCGGCCAAGGGCATCCGCATCGAGTCGAACGTCTGGATAGGCACACACGCCGTCATCCTGGACGGCGTGACCATCGGGACCGGGGCGATCGTCGCCGCCGGGGCCGTGGTCAACCGCGACGTGCCTCCCTACTCCATCGTCGGCGGCGTCCCCGCGAAGGTCATACGGCAGCGGGAGGAGAGCCTTCCTCCGCTGCACAGCTTCGGGCGGCGTGTCGACATAGAGCGTGTCCAGAAGAGGGAGGCATGGCTCCTGCGTGGCACGCTTGCCTCTCTGCTCGAGGCTCCTCCGGTAAAGGCGGGCGCCGAGCCCGACGCCGAAGAAGGCTCGCCCGGCGAGGAGCGTTTCCCCGGCCCGGACCGCGGGCTGCTCGGAAGCTCTCTGTTCGCAGGCAGCACCTTTTGCCGCAAGGCCCGCGTCCTCGACATCGGCTCCACCGACGGCTGGGGTCCCCGGCTCCTCGCGCTTTATGCCCGCGAAGTCGTCGCCCTGTCGCCTGCCACCGCGACGCCCGAACGCGCGAGGTCGTTCAGGAAGCAGGACAACATCCGCTGGCTGCAGGGCGATGCGCTCGCCCCCGCCACCGCCGGCCTCGCGGAAGGCAGCTTCGACGTGGTCACCGCCATGGAGGCCATCGAGCATTTCAGCCGCGCCGACGGCCGGAGACTGGTCGCCGCGGCCGCGGCCATGCTGAAGCCGGGCGGCGTCTTCATCGCGACATCCGCGTTTCCGGACACACGCGAGGAGGCGGACGCCCTGTGCGCAACGAACCCGCACCATCTGTACATCGTGACGAGCGGGGAGATGAAGGCGCTGCTGGCCGAGCATTTCTCGGAGTCCACGCTCATCGACAACATGTTCATCATTGCAATAAAAAAGTCATGA